One segment of Daphnia magna isolate NIES linkage group LG2, ASM2063170v1.1, whole genome shotgun sequence DNA contains the following:
- the LOC116917247 gene encoding rab-like protein 6, protein MFSALRKLTAGNSRNETNGKTPTGGQQTMHASLQKKFAKGVHYNMKIIIRGDRNVGKSCLFQRLQGKPFVENYDPTQEIQVASIQWSYKATDDIVKVEVWDVVDKGKKKKPLEGLKLNTSTPAALPEEPALDAEFLDVYKGTHGVILMLDITKQWTFDYVKRELPKIPSTIPVMVLANHRDMGHHRCVSEDDVKFFVESLNRSKTDAQIRFGESSMRNSFGLKLLHKFFNLPFLALQRDSLLKQLDTNLQEMTLTNEELDLYLETDDASYDRFLDLLTQKRRQTADSLSAAATSNAIQAPVPNAPKQVTANPIQAVTPKVEIAKSSSVESKPSGQITAVSGDSMKRDSEFCSVEDFIVEGDDGEQGLGFLSSVEETSSAATKGIAVEPESDSDAEKEGNPMVMGFQDEIDDEDYLRPSDFGNPVAQISDSSDDELSVPGPDKKESSVSKASRTLENVTIKDDLDDWLNGGDETLQATKFKAPSPASIRDDEMPSNRKIAEKKTEVNLIEESSIELTGKSKRTKEKKGKRKSKRSSMEERTSSSPVHDTNAVGESRSFNDYEEL, encoded by the exons ATGTTTTCGGCTTTAAGAAAGCTAACAGCAGGAAATAGTAGGAATGAAACCAATGGAAAAACTCCAACTGGAGGACAACAAACCATGCATGCATCTCTACAAAAAAAGTTTGCTAAAGGAGTACATTACAATA TGAAAATAATTATACGTGGAGATAGAAATGTAGGTAAATCATGCCTATTTCAAAGGCTTCAGGGCAAGCCTTTTGTAGAAAATTATGATCCAACACAAGAAATACAG GTTGCCAGCATTCAATGGAGTTACAAGGCAACAGATGACATAGTAAAAGTTGAAGTATGGGATGTCGTGGACAAgggcaagaagaaaaaaccctTAGAAGGCTTGAAACTAAACACATCTACCCCTGCAGCCCTTCCTGAAGAACCAGCTTTAGATGCTGAGTTCCTTGATGTTTATAAAGGAACTCATGGAGTCATCTTAATGCTAGATATTACCAAACAATG GACCTTTGATTATGTAAAGCGTGAACTTCCTAAAATTCCATCCACCATTCCCGTTATGGTACTTGCAAACCACCGAGATATGGGACACCATCGATGTGTCTCTGAAGACGACGTAAAATTTTTCGTGGAAAGCTTGAATCG GAGTAAAACTGACGCCCAGATTCGATTCGGCGAAAGCTCAATGAGAAATAGCTTTGGCTTGAAGCTTCTTCATAAATTTTTCAACCTACCATTTCTAGCTTTACAACGTGATTCTCTGCTTAAGCAATTGGATACGAATTTACAAGAAATGACTTTAACTAATGAAGAACTTGATCTCTATTTGGAGACGGATGATGCTAGCTACGACAG ATTTCTAGATCTTCTTACTCAAAAGCGACGTCAGACGGCTGATTCTCTAAGCGCAGCAGCAACTTCGAATGCGATACAAGCTCCTGTCCCTAACGCACCAAAACAAGTAACAGCCAATCCAATTCAAGCTGTCACACCTAAAGTAGAAATCGCAAAGTCTTCCTCCGTAGAATCCAAACCATCGGGCCAAATTACAGCAGTCAGTG GCGATTCCATGAAAAGGGATAGCGAATTTTGCAGCGTCGAGGATTTTATTGTTGAAGGAGATGATGGCGAGCAAGGCTTGGGTTTCCTCTCGTCAGTCGAAGAAACATCTAGCGCCGCAACCAAAGGAATTGCAGTTGAACCAGAATCAGatag CGATGCCGAAAAGGAGGGCAACCCCATGGTTATGGGTTTCCAGGATGAAATCGACGACGAGGATTACCTGCGGCCATCCGATTTTGGAAATCCTGTAGCGCAAATTTCGGATTCGTCCGATGATGAGCTATCAGTCCCAGGGCCCGATAAAAAAGAATCCTCTGTTTCTAAAGCAAGTCGAACACTTGAAAACGTCACGATCAAAGATGATCTAGACGATTGGCTCAACGGTGGAGATGAAACATTGCAAGCTACAAAATTTAAAGCGCCATCACCAGCCAGTATAAGAGACGATGAAATGCCTTCTAATAGAAAGATTGCTGAAAAAAAGACGGAAGTTAATTTGATCGAGGAGTCATCCATAGAATTAACTGGAAAGAGTAAAAGaacaaaggaaaagaaaggcaAACGAAAATCCAAGAGATCGTCAATGGAAGAACGCACGTCGAGCAGTCCTGTTCACGATACAAATGCTGTTGGAGAATCAAGGTCATTTAACGACTACGAAGAACTCTAA
- the LOC116917242 gene encoding LOW QUALITY PROTEIN: negative elongation factor B (The sequence of the model RefSeq protein was modified relative to this genomic sequence to represent the inferred CDS: deleted 2 bases in 2 codons) yields MSRNVPSCAVPNSTQPAGSASVAAPTSTASGLEVLGIPGGTFLREALTSCSDPLQAIEEFQVENGILLPSLRPMMPLLDLHGVKRLDFHISVMEALREKLLAQIADLGQKEGKEKDKKLKELLNKSFLVVKIKALRPVVMAVMKHLSHVDDKYLKVLVKDKELYDDCDTVVKRQMWKDNQSLFGDEVSPLLSQYIKEKEQLLFDQNNLTNLFFLPSPKVRRQGEVVQKLAHMIGNNVRLYDMVLQFLRTLFLRTRNVHYCTLRAELLMALHETEVQEITNVDPCHKFTWCVDACIRERNVDTKRSREIQAFLDGIKSGQEQVLGDLSMMLCDPYAVHFLATSSLKILHNLVVSESLPREHHILLLLLRMLSLGLSAWQMIDSQEFREPRLDSQVVTKFLPALMSLIVDDQVRSLNAKLPSDERESALTVIEHSGPPPDAFQAYISESSVPCVLAMYYTLQVARSRDKVALTRVLGTLAVGHGERSFEDPFLHTLVAHLIPMQDEFVNEMFCTVVFDEFFFTSIGKENVVRHLTKLVWYIHHKLPAARLNTLMKALQPNSQSPEVMHQVYKQLEQRIESYQVNPSQGVHNDETVLMMNVPTPMSM; encoded by the exons ATGAGTCGCAATGTCCCGTCCTGTGCAGTGCCAAATTCTACTCAACCCGCCGGTTCAGCTTCCGTTGCAGCACCTACAAGCACTGCATCTGGTCTTGAAGTCCTCGGTATTCCTGGGGGAACCTTTCTCCGAGAAGCATTAACTTCGTGCAGTGATCCACTTCAAGCCATTGAAGAATTCCAAGTTGAAAATGGAATCCTTTTGCCTTCTTTAAGACCAATGATGCCCCTTTTGGATTTACATGGAGTTAAACGACTGGATTTTCATATATCTGTCATGGAG GCTCTACGTGAAAAACTTTTAGCCCAAATTGCTGATTTAG GTcaaaaagaagggaaagaaaaggataagaaattaaaagaactaCTGAACAAAAGTTTTCTTGTAGTGAAAATTAAAGCTCTTAGGCCAGTTGTAATGGCAGTTATGAAACACCTTTCTCATGTTGATGACAAATATCTCAAAGTTCTG GTAAAAGACAAAGAACTCTATGATGATTGTGATACTGTGGTTAAAAGGCAAATGTGGAAAG ACAACCAATCCCTTTTTGGTGATGAGGTATCACCCCTACTCAGCCAGTATATCAAAGAAAAGGAACAACTTCTTTTTGATCAAAATAATCttacaaatttgtttttcctacCATCTCCAAAG GTTCGCCGACAAGGAGAAGTTGTCCAGAAGCTAGCGCATATGATTGGAAACAACGTTCGGCTATATGACATGGTTTTACAATTCTTGAGGACATTATTCTTGCGTACTCGTAATGTTCATTACTGTACCTTGCGTGCCGAACTGTTAATGGCCCTACACGAAACTGAAGTTCAAGAAATTACTAATGTCGATCCTTGTCACAAATTCACTTGGTGTGTGGACGCTTGCATTAGAGAGCGTAACGTGGATACGAAGCGATCGCGAGAGATTCAGGCGTTTTTGGATGGTATCAAAAGTGGTCAAGAGCAAGTTCTTGGAGATCTCTCCATGATGTTGTGCGATCCTTATGCCGTCCACTTTTTGGCTACATcatctttaaaaattttgcatAACTTGGTCGTGTCGGAGAGCCTGCCTCGGGAACACCATATTCTGCTTTTACTATTACGCATGCTTTCTCTTGGACTAAGTGCATGGCAAATGATAGATTCACAG GAATTTCGTGAACCCCGACTTGATTCTCAAGTTGTAACCAAGTTTCTTCCAGCTCTTATGTCGCTGATAGTAGACGATCAAGTTCGATCTCTAAATGCTAAATTACCCAGTGATGAGCGTGAATCGGCTCTGACAGTTATTGAACATTCAG GTCCGCCACCTGATGCATTCCAAGCATACATTTCTGAAAGTAGTGTTCCCTGTGTTCTGGCGATGTATTATACCCTGCAG GTTGCAAGGAGTAGAGATAAAGTGGCTCTAACGCGTGTGCTAGGCACGCTGGCTGTAGGACATGGTGAAAGATCATTTGAAGATCCCTTCCTCCATACTTTG GTTGCTCATCTTATCCCAATGCAGGATGAATTTGTCAATGAAATGTTCTGCACAGTTGTTTTTGATGAATTTTTCTTCACTTCTATTGGCAAGGAAAATGTTGTCAGACATCTAACCAAACTGGTGTGGTATATTCACCAT AAACTACCTGCAGCTCGGCTTAATACCCTCATGAAGGCACTTCAACCCAATTCTCAATCCCCTGAGGTTATGCACCAG GTCTATAAGCAACTTGAGCAAAGAATTGAATCC TACCAAGTAAATCCTTCCCAAGGAGTCCATAATGATGAGACTGTGTTAATGATGAATGTACCCACTCCAATGTCAATGTAG
- the LOC116917243 gene encoding LOW QUALITY PROTEIN: malonate--CoA ligase ACSF3, mitochondrial (The sequence of the model RefSeq protein was modified relative to this genomic sequence to represent the inferred CDS: deleted 1 base in 1 codon), translating to MAMLPAFLKSLRSVVLSITHRNRSYAVNYAGTQGRKPTAMHESDIVPAHHIALQHLDRVAIKDTYGSHTYLDVLQKAVRLSNLINDTVGPGKSQERIGFLCPNDSTYIISQWACWAAGHIAVPLSPVHPPSLLGYYIKDCNAALLIASQSHSKLLSAVKKTVGNEIQSLILEESWQQETKTKCMSSQLDSILSGTKSIDFYRDSDAMMLYTSGTTGKPKGVLLSHKNINAQVRMLIKVWQWTKKDVIVHALPLHHTHGVINALLCPLYVGASCIMLPKFDSKTIWDNFLNTNVSQEEKPTLFMGVPTMYSKLLAHYDTAFGDNPRTREYVKASISNNIRVMISGSAALPEPVFHKWKAATGLEIVERYGMTEIGSVLSIPLDGERRAGYVGVPSPGVSIRLVEFQPSSLGAKANYEVLFETSHEQFSSHMKNDKVISGDLLIKGPNVFKCYWNKPEATAKDFTADGWFRTGDAAQFDNGYFKILGRLSADIIKSGGFKISALEIETHLLGHPEIADCTVFGIPDVTWGQKVAAVIVLVNPEKSIDLVALKKWCKERMAPYIVPSEWRIYSELPRNALGKVNKVEFAKVAFSDKPVASKL from the exons ATGGCGATGCTTCCTGCTTTCCTGAAGTCGCTAAGATCCGTTGTACTTTCTATAACCCATCGTAATAGGTCGTACGCGGTCAATTACGCAGGTACTCAAGGCAGAAAACCAACCGCGATGCATGAAAGTGATATAGTTCCTGCTCATCACATTGCTCTACAGCATCTCGATCGAGTTGCAATAAAAGACACTTATGGTTCCCACACCTACTTGGATGTGTTACAGAAGGCTGTTAGGCTGTCAAACCTAATAAATGACACTGTTGGTCCAGGAAAGAGTCAAGAAAGAATTGGATTTCTCTGCCCAAATGATTCCACATACATCATATCCCAATGGGCCTGTTGGGCTGCTGGTCACATTG CTGTGCCACTCAGTCCTGTACAT CCCCCTTCTCTATTAGGGTACTACATAAAGGACTGTAATGCTGCATTATTGATTGCATCTCAAAGTCATTCCAAATTGCTTTCTGCAGTTAAAAAAACAGTTGGAAATGAAATTCAATCTTTAATTCTTGAAGAATCTTGGCAACAGGAAACAAAGACAAAATGTATGTCCTCCCAACTAGACTCCATCCTCAGTGGCACAAAATCAATTGATTTCTATCGCGATTCTGATGCGATGATGTTATACACTAGCGGAACTACTGGAAAACCGAAAGGAGTTTTGCTGAGTCATAAAAACATCAATGCTCAAGTACGCATGCTAATTAAGGTGTGGCAATGGACCAAAAAAGATGTCATTGTTCATGCACTCCCACTTCATCACACCCATGGGGTCATAAATGCTCTACTGTGTCCCCTCTATGTAGGAGCCAG TTGTATTATGCTACCTAAATTTGATTCCAAAACAATTTGGGATAATTTCCTAAATACTAATGTGAGTCAAGAGGAGAAACCGACCCTCTTCATGGGTGTACCCACCATGTACAGCAAGCTACTTGCACATTATGATACTGCTTTTGGAGATAATCCCCGGACGAGAGAATATGTGAAAGCGAGCATCTCCAACAACATCAG GGTAATGATTAGCGGGTCTGCGGCTCTGCCTGAGCCGGTGTTTCATAAATGGAAAGCGGCAACAGGACTTGAAATTGTAGAACGTTATGGAATGACAGAAATTGGTTCAGTTTTGTCAATCCCCTTAGATGGAGAGAGACGCGCCG gcTACGTCGGGGTTCCATCCCCGGGGGTTAGCATCAGACTAGTTGAATTTCAGCCCTCTTCTCTTGGAGCTAAAGCAAATTATGAAGTGTTATTCGAAACAAGCCATGAACAATTTTCGTCTCACATGAAAAACGAT AAAGTCATAAGCGGAGATCTTCTTATAAAAGGACCAAACGTTTTTAAATGCTACTGGAACAAACCAGAAGCTACAGCGAAAGACTTCACTGCAGATGGATGGTTTCGAACTG GAGATGCAGCTCAATTTGACAATGGTTATTTCAAGATCCTTGGTCGTCTTTCAGCAGACATTATCAAATCTGGTGGCTTCAAAATCAGCGCTCTTGAAATTGAAACACACCTTCTTGGTCACCCCGAAATTGCAGATTGCACTGTGTTTGGAATCCCTGACGTAACTTGGGGACAAAAG GTAGCAGCTGTCATCGTGCTCGTGAATCCTGAAAAAAGCATAGACCTAgtagctttaaaaaaatggtgcAAAGAAAGAATGGCACCTTATATAGTGCCAAGTGAATGGCGAATTTATTCCGAACTACCTCGGAATGCGTTAGGAAAAGTTAATAAGGTAGAATTCGCCAAAGTAGCATTCAGTGACAAACCGGTTGCTAGCAAACTTTAA
- the LOC116917241 gene encoding LOW QUALITY PROTEIN: malonate--CoA ligase ACSF3, mitochondrial (The sequence of the model RefSeq protein was modified relative to this genomic sequence to represent the inferred CDS: deleted 3 bases in 3 codons), whose product MAFLILKPVICLLSSISSKKSVTLYRAARRGFCSITHGKTEEKNELITPVFQIATNHLNKIALKDKNGTHTYQEILRKSLLLARKIQGKLGVNKTQERIVFLCPNDVTYVLAQWACWASGHIAVPLSPMHPPSLLSYYIQDSEASLAITTSDPSNVELMASLSSNLNSLPLLVIDDSWSHQDSSSSRSVGDKKSENICSSVRVETSPPSIDSTLAGLLSEFSMPDNFYTQANAMILYTSGTTGKPKGVLLSHVNIDSQVRSLITSWSWSPADVILHTLPLYHTHGIVNALLCPLYVGARCIMLPKFDANLVWSNLLGVNMSNGERPTVFMAVPTIYSMLINEYQRKFAGNPKLKEYVKTTCSTKMRLMVSGSAPLPESVFHQWRSITGHQLLERYGMTEIGMALSNPIKGERRPGHVGLPIPGTRVRIAEFKTSSDGSKVYYDILAEGNSKATKVEPGKAGLSGELLVRGNSVFQRYWNKPDATEKEFTKDGWFKTGDIAQFNNGYYRILGRASADIIKSGGHKLSALQIETELLAHPRISDCAVVGLPDPVWGQLVAAVLVPKERSKLEIDELKSWCKKHATMAPYAIPTVWKVVDSIPRNAMGKINKKDLVNQIFTLPTSP is encoded by the exons ATGGCGTTTCTTATCCTAAAACCAGTCATTTGTTTATTGAGTTCtatttcatcaaaaaaatCTGTTACTTTGTACAGAGCTGCAAGAAGGGGATTTTGTTCTATAACC CATGggaaaacagaagaaaaaaatgaattaatcaCACCAGTTTTTCAAATTGCAACCAaccatttaaataaaattgcaTTGAAAGACAAAAATGGAACTCATACTTATCAAGAAATCTTACGAAAAAGCTTATTGCTGGCTAGAAAGATTCAAGGAAAGCTTGGAGTTAATAAAACTCAAGAACGAATTGTTTTCCTGTGCCCAAATGATGTTACATATGTCCTTGCACAGTGGGCATGCTGGGCGTCTGGTCACATAG CGGTTCCTCTGTCTCCGATGCATCCGCCATCATTACTCTCATACTACATTCAG GATTCAGAAGCTTCC TTGGCGATTACCACGTCAGACCCATCAAATGTAGAGTTAATGGCATCTTTGTCTTCTAACTTGAATAGCCTTCCGTTATTAGTTATTGATGACTCATGGTCGCATCAAGATTCGTCGTCTTCTCGGTCTGTCGGTGACAAAAAATCTGAGAACATTTGCTCAAGTGTTAGAGTTGAAACGAGTCCACCGTCCATTGATTCGACACTGGCTGGGCTTTTAAGCGAGTTTTCGATGCCTGATAATTTCTATACGCAAGCAAATGCCATGATTCTATATACCAGCGGGACTACTGGAAAACCTAAAGGAGTCCTACTGAGTCACGTAAATATCGACTCCCAAGTCCGTTCCCTGATTACCTCGTGGTCTTGGTCGCCTGCTGATGTAATCCTTCACACCTTGCCTCTGTATCACACCCATGGAATCGTTAATGCTCTTCTTTGTCCACTCTATGTTGGCGCCAG GTGCATAATGCTGCCCAAATTTGATGCCAATTTGGTGTGGTCTAATCTTTTAGGTGTAAACATGTCAAACGGTGAAAGACCAACCGTATTTATGGCC GTACCCACTAtttattcaatgttaattAACGAGTATCAGCGCAAGTTTGCTGGCAATCCTAAACTAAAAGAGTACGTCAAGACCACTTGCTCGACAAAGATGAG ATTGATGGTCAGCGGCTCGGCACCTTTACCGGAGTCCGTCTTTCATCAATGGCGATCCATTACGGGACATCAGCTGCTGGAACGCTACGGAATGACAGAAATAGGAATGGCGCTATCTAACCCCATTAAAGGAGAGCGCAGACCTG gtcATGTAGGCTTACCTATTCCTGGTACGCGTGTCCGGATCGCTGAGTTTAAAACTAGCTCCGACGGTTCTAAAGTATACTACGACATCCTAGCAGAAGGCAATTCTAAGGCCACCAAAGTTGAACCGGGCAAG GCTGGACTTTCAGGCGAGCTTCTTGTCAGAGGTAACAGCGTTTTCCAGCGTTATTGGAACAAACCCGATGCGACAGAGAAAGAATTCACAAAAGATGGATGGTTTAAAACTG GAGACATCGCCCAATTTAACAACGGTTACTACAGAATTCTCGGAAGAGCATCTGCTGATATAATCAAGTCGGGAGGTCACAAACTTAGCGCCCTCCAGATTGAAACAGAATTGTTAGCTCATCCACGTATTAGCGATTGCGCTGTTGTTGGTTTACCTGATCCCGTTTGGGGACAACTG GTGGCGGCTGTTTTGGTTCCTAAGGAGCGTAGTAAACTGGAAATTGACGAGCTTAAGTCGTGGTGCAAAAAACATGCAACCATGGCACCGTATGCTATTCCCACAGTTTGGAAAGTAGTAGATAGCATACCTCGGAATGCCATGggaaaaatcaacaaaaaggATTTGGTAAATCAGATATTCACTTTGCCTACTTCTCCGTAG
- the LOC116917235 gene encoding dual specificity protein kinase Ttk: protein MYGFSRKADGDCKKQLIANSTAATQSSQKPSPTFTSSDDASKGENTQNHDGGTGTNSNRYARNKSGLKPIRPTNVSASNLNPITPGRQLPHTPRINFKENELPRLGMHDFMSTPKFGRSESTPELHRIKRLDHSLHTVDKNTTQEKTCYSNVLQEASVSNLFSVTSDSLPDIFRRPIIQQQPDIALNLQSKFCHVEDKVSRWGYGPSSSTNAQQGFGAKTLHSDSLEELPTKLFAEGHLALPQVQEESHSVDVPKPCVQQTNLRVIKNEDWNQPQKPLVLNCKVPFVPSEKEEPMSATTKFLDKSASNTSSDTAIMLGIPTQLTVKMHPSDDSKTPIAKQLSWTGHSSFSTTKTQEHLIVSSVCSSKTERHINEPIPSSSVSLSKPEGASLSVLNSVHFKLPLPEKIKPLTSISEVQPIISNHHNIEQQKMLHPILPSSNQLLPQTPRQSAKSKQISVNGKLYTVMKPLGRGGSSVVYQVLNQEMTDIFALKVVRLDSVDEITAEGYINEVRLLKQLQGLPRVVRLLEYEYNEEEEKLLLVMEKGDTDFANVIRNRTSLNAINPTLIRFYWQEMLEAVKEIHDKNVIHTDLKPANFLLVNGGLKLIDFGIATSIQADMTSIMKDSQCGTYNYMAPEAIKSASPAGTNHEYKISRKTDVWSLGCMLYSLIYKNPPFNKIRDTIEKINAIVDERYIIDFPPTADPMAISVLKGCLDRNARNRLSIEQLLSHPYLTCANQPQVQTTQVIPHQLRIQLQFLLDGGQLTEEVKENIRRWM from the exons ATGTATGGATTTTCCAGAAAAGCAGACGGTGACTGCAAAAAGCAATTAAT AGCAAATTCTACTGCTGCAACTCAAAGTAGTCAGAAACCCAGTCCCACTTTTACTTCAAGTGATGATGCTTCCAAAGGAGAAAACACACAAAACCATGATGGAGGTACAGGCACAAATTCAAACAGATATGCGAGAAATAAGAGTGGTCTGAAGCCCATCCGCCCAACAAATGTTTCTGCTTCCAACCTCAACCCAATTACTCCTGGTAGGCAATTGCCTCACACACCTAGAATTAActtcaaagaaaatgaactTCCCAGACTTGGAATGCATGATTTTATGTCTACCCCAAA GTTTGGACGTTCTGAATCAACACCTGAATTGCATAGGATTAAAAGACTGGATCACTCGCTACACACAGTTGATAAAAACACTACCCAGGAAAAAACTTGTTACAGCAATGTCCTTCAAGAGGCCAGTGTGTCCAACCTGTTTTCAGTCACCAGTGATTCACTCCCAGACATCTTCCGCAGACCTATTATTCAGCAACAACCTGATATCGCCCTTAACCTTCAATCAAAGTTTTGCCACGTAGAAGACAAGGTTTCGCGTTGGGGTTATGGTCCTTCATCTTCCACAAATGCCCAACAAGGGTTTGGGGCCAAAACCCTTCATTCTGATTCTCTTGAAGAGCTCCCTACCAAACTGTTTGCTGAAGGACATTTGGCATTACCGCAAGTTCAAGAGGAATCACATTCTGTTGATGTACCGAAACCTTGTGTCCAACAGACGAACCTGCGTGTTATTAAAAATGAGGATTGGAATCAACCGCAGAAGCCACTAGTTTTAAACTGCAAAGTACCATTCGTGCCATCAGAAAAGGAAGAGCCCATGTCTGCTACCACTAAGTTTCTCGATAAATCAGCCTCGAATACAAGTTCAGATACAGCGATCATGCTTGGGATACCGACGCAGCTTACTGTCAAAATGCATCCTTCAGATGACTCAAAAACGCCAATCGCTAAACAGCTTTCATGGACTGGGCATTCTTCATTTAGTACAACCAAGACCCAGGAACATCTTATAGTTTCATCAGTTTGTTCTTCCAAAACTGAAAGGCATATAAATGAACCAATTCCATCTTCCAGCGTCTCATTAAGCAAACCAGAGGGTGCGTCATTATCGGTTTTGAACTCGGTTCATTTTAAACTGCCATTAccagaaaaaattaaaccaTTGACAAGCATATCAGAAGTGCAACCGATTATTTCAAATCACCACAACATCGAGCAACAGAAAATGCTTCATCCAATCTTGCCCAGCAGCAATCAGTTACTCCCTCAAACTCCTCGCCAATCCGCCAAAAGCAAGCAGATTTCAGTAAACGGAAAACTATACACTGTTATGAAACCGCTCGGGCGTGGCGGATCAAGTGTTGTTTATCAG GTTTTGAACCAAGAAATGACTGACATATTTGCTTTAAAAGTTGTGCGTCTGGATTCCGTTGATGAGATCACTGCCGAAGGTTACATCAACGAGGTGCGGCTATTAAAGCAATTGCAAGGTTTGCCTCGGGTCGTCCGCCTCCTTGAATA tGAGtacaatgaagaagaagaaaaattattattgGTCATGGAAAAAGGTGACACTGATTTTGCCAATGTCATTCGGAACCGAACCAGTCTGAATGCCATTAATCCTACTCTCATTCGCTTTTATTGGCAAGAAATGTTAGAAGCTGTTAAAGAAATTCACGATAAAA ATGTAATCCATACAGATCTGAAGCCGGCCAATTTTCTGTTGGTTAACGGAGGCTTAAAGCTAATCGATTTTGGTATAGCTACTTCCATCCAG GCTGACATGACGTCGATAATGAAAGATAGTCAGTGCGGCACATACAATTATATGGCACCAGAAGCAATTAAATCGGCATCTCCTGCTGGAACTAATCATGAGTATAAG ATTAGTAGGAAAACAGATGTATGGTCCCTAGGTTGTATGTTGTATAGTCTTATTTACAAGAACCCGCCATTCAACAAGATCAGGGATACCATCGAGAAAATCAATGCGATAGTGGACGAGCGTTATATTATAGACTTCCCTCCAACGGCAGATCCGATGGCCATATCCGTGCTGAAAGGCTGCCTCGATCGCAATGCACGCAACCGATTATCCATTGAACAGCTTTTATCGCATCCGTATTTAACATGTGCTAACCAGCCTCAGGTCCAGACTACCCAGGTTATTCCGCATCAATTACGCATTCAGCTACAATTCCTGCTGGATGGTGGGCAACTCACCGAAGAAGTGAAG GAAAACATTCGGCGGTGGATGTGA